From the genome of Nicotiana sylvestris chromosome 2, ASM39365v2, whole genome shotgun sequence, one region includes:
- the LOC138885467 gene encoding uncharacterized protein, with protein sequence MVIEVKPPWKMYFDGAAHHGGASAGVVFVTSQGEVLPYSFTLTQLCSNNVAEYQALILGLEMAVEMKRLQLKVFDDSQLVVNQLLGSYEVKKPELRPYHDYAKKLMGWLGDVTIQHVPRKENKKADDLAALASSLTLPD encoded by the coding sequence ATGGTCATCGAAGTTAagcctccatggaagatgtactttgatggtgctgcacaTCACGGAGGAGCTAGTGCtggtgtagtatttgtcacttctcAAGGTGAAGTTTTGCCCTACTCTTTTACGTTGACGCAACTCTGCTCTAACAACGTTGCTGAGTATCAAGCACTAATACTTGGGCTCGAAATGGCTGTCGAAATGAAGCGGTTGCAATTGAAAGTCTTTGATGACTCTCAGTTAGTGGTTAATCAGCTtttaggtagttacgaggtcaagaagcctgaactacgcccatatcatgattatgCTAAAAAGTTAATGGGGTGGCTcggtgatgtgactattcagcatgtgccaaggaaagaaaataagaaggcagATGATTTAGCTGCCTTAGCTTCATCTTTAACCCTGCCTGATTAA